A window from Peromyscus eremicus chromosome 1, PerEre_H2_v1, whole genome shotgun sequence encodes these proteins:
- the Rab1b gene encoding ras-related protein Rab-1B: MNPEYDYLFKLLLIGDSGVGKSCLLLRFADDTYTESYISTIGVDFKIRTIELDGKTIKLQIWDTAGQERFRTITSSYYRGAHGIIVVYDVTDQESYANVKQWLQEIDRYASENVNKLLVGNKSDLTTKKVVDNTTAKEFADSLGVPFLETSAKNATNVEQAFMTMAAEIKKRMGPGAASGGERPNLKIDSTPVKPASGGCC; encoded by the exons TGACTACCTGTTCAAGCTGCTTTTGATCGGTGACTCGGGCGTGGGCAAGTCGTGCCTGCTCCTGCGGTTTGCT GATGACACGTACACAGAGAGCTACATCAGCACTATTGGGGTGGACTTCAAGATTCGAACCATCGAACTGGATGGCAAAACCATCAAACTTCAGATT TGGGACACGGCTGGTCAGGAACGGTTCCGTACCATCACTTCCAGCTACTACCGGGGGGCTCATGGCATCATCGTGGTGTATGACGTCACTGACCAG GAATCCTATGCTAACGTGAAACAGTGGCTCCAGGAGATAGATCGCTACGCCAGTGAGAACGTCAATAAACTGCTGGTAGGCAACAAGAGTGATCTCACCACCAAGAAGGTCGTGGACAATACCACAGCCAAG GAATTTGCAGACTCTCTGGGTGTCCCCTTCCTGGAGACGAGTGCCAAGAATGCCACCAATGTTGAGCAAGCATTCATGACGATGGCCGCAGAGATCAAAAAGCGGATGGGGCCAGGAGCAGCTTCTGGGGGTGAACGGCCCAACCTGAAGATTGACAGCACCCCTGTGAAGCCAGCTAGTGGTGGCTGTTGCTAG
- the Cnih2 gene encoding protein cornichon homolog 2 isoform X1, giving the protein MKSTKIIAFDELRTDFKNPIDQGNPARARERLKNIERICCLLRKLVVPEYSIHGLFCLMFLCAAEWVTLGLNIPLLFYHLWRYFHRPADGSEVMYDAVSIMNADILNYCQKESWCKLAFYLLSFFYYLYSMVYTLVSF; this is encoded by the exons ATGAAGTCTACCAAG ATCATAGCCTTTGATGAGCTGCGGACTGACTTCAAGAACCCCATCGACCAGGGGAACCCAGCGCGGGCA CGCGAGCGTTTGAAAAACATCGAACGCATCTGCTGCCTCCTGAGGAAG CTGGTGGTCCCGGAATATTCCATCCACGGCCTCTTCTGCCTGATGTTTCTGTGTGCGGCAGAGTGGGTGACCCTGGGCCTCAACATCCCCCTCCTCTTCTACCACCTCTGGAG GTACTTCCACCGTCCTGCGGATGGCTCTGAGGTCATGTATGATGCGGTCTCTATCATGAATGCTGACATCCTCAACTACTGCCAGAAGGAGTCCTGGTGCAAACTCGCCTTCTACCTGCTCTCCTTCTTCTATTACCTGTACAG TATGGTTTATACGTTGGTGAGCTTCTAA
- the Cnih2 gene encoding protein cornichon homolog 2 isoform X2: MCCAERERLKNIERICCLLRKLVVPEYSIHGLFCLMFLCAAEWVTLGLNIPLLFYHLWRYFHRPADGSEVMYDAVSIMNADILNYCQKESWCKLAFYLLSFFYYLYSMVYTLVSF; the protein is encoded by the exons ATGTGCTGTGCTGAG CGCGAGCGTTTGAAAAACATCGAACGCATCTGCTGCCTCCTGAGGAAG CTGGTGGTCCCGGAATATTCCATCCACGGCCTCTTCTGCCTGATGTTTCTGTGTGCGGCAGAGTGGGTGACCCTGGGCCTCAACATCCCCCTCCTCTTCTACCACCTCTGGAG GTACTTCCACCGTCCTGCGGATGGCTCTGAGGTCATGTATGATGCGGTCTCTATCATGAATGCTGACATCCTCAACTACTGCCAGAAGGAGTCCTGGTGCAAACTCGCCTTCTACCTGCTCTCCTTCTTCTATTACCTGTACAG TATGGTTTATACGTTGGTGAGCTTCTAA
- the Yif1a gene encoding protein YIF1A, whose amino-acid sequence MAYHSGYGAHGSKHRTRAAPDPPPLFDDTSGGYSSQPGGYPAPAADVAFSVNHLLGDPVANMAMAYGSSIASQGKDIVHKELHRFVSVNKLKYFFAVDTAYVAKKLGLLVFPYTHQNWKMQYSHDVPLPPRKDLNAPDLYIPTMAFITYVLLAGMALGIQKRFSPEVLGLCASTALVWVLMEVLALLLGLYLATVHSELSTFHLLAYSGYKYVGMILSVLTGLLFGSDGYYVALAWTSSALMYFIVRSLRTAALGPDSMGGPAPRQRLQLYLTLGAAAFQPLIIYWLTFHLVR is encoded by the exons ATGGCTTATCACTCGGGATACGGAGCCCACG GTTCCAAGCACAGGACCCGGGCAGCTCCAGATCCTCCTCCGCTCTTCGATGACACAAGTGGTGGCTATTCCAGCCAGCCAGGTGGATACCCAGCCCCAGCAGCTGATGTAGCCTTCAGTGTCAACCACCTGCTTGGAGACCCAGTGGCCAATAtggctatggcctatggcagctCCATAGCATCCCAAGGGAAGGACATAGTGCACAAAGAG CTGCACCGCTTTGTCTCTGTGAACAAACTCAAGTATTTTTTTGCTGTGGACACAGCCTATGTAGCCAAGAAGCTAGGACTATTGGTCTTCCCCTACACACATCAG AACTGGAAAATGCAATACAGTCATGATGTGCCTCTGCCCCCACGGAAAGACCTCAATGCTCCTGACCTCTATATCCCCA CCATGGCCTTCATCACATATGTGCTGCTGGCTGGGATGGCACTGGGCATTCAGAAAAG GTTCTCCCCAGAGGTGCTGGGCCTGTGTGCAAGCACAGCTCTGGTATGGGTGTTAATGGAGGTGCTGGCCCTGCTCCTGGGCCTCTACCTGGCCACCGTACACAGTGAGCTCAGTACCTTCCACCTCCTGGCCTACAGCGGTTACAAATACGTTGG GATGATCCTCAGTGTGCTCACAGGGCTGCTCTTCGGCAGTGATGGCTACTACGTGGCCCTGGCCTGGACGTCATCTGCGCTTATGTACTTCATT GTGCGTTCTTTGCGGACTGCAGCCTTGGGCCCTGACAGCATGGGGGGGCCAGCCCCTCGGCAGCGTCTCCAGCTCTACCTGACCCTGGGAGCAGCTGCTTTCCAGCCCCTCATCATATACTGGCTGACCTTCCACCTGGTCCGGTGA
- the Tmem151a gene encoding transmembrane protein 151A: MGSGPQSSPAAHEVSGGACNAVAVARTGGGGGKKEEKGAAADTLLFPTPSSPSSFPSLSIDTRPEVARLQRPLKQSLGGSLCRESHWKCLLLTLLIHACGAVVAWCRLATVPRLVLGPEAALARGAGGPPPTYPASPCSDGYLYIPLAFVSLLYLLYLAECWHCHVRSCQAPRTDANTVLALIHRLQQAPPCVWWKATSYHYVRRTRQITRYRNGDAYTTTQVYHERADSRTARGEFDYSAHGVRDVSKELVGLADHAATRLRFTKCFSFGSAEAEASYLTQRARFFSANEGLDDYLEAREGMHLKDVDFRESLMVFADPRSPPWYARAWVFWLVSAATLSWPLRVVAAYGTAHVHYQVEKLFGASSPPPGAVPSGPPLSRVATVDFTELEWHICSNRQLVPSYSEAVVMGAGSGAYLRGCQRCRRSVSSNSLPPARPSGPRLPFSRSRLSLGAGGRATPGVFRSLSGGPLGRRGEDTEPLESPPCYEDALYFPVLIVHGDSGCRGDGQGAL; the protein is encoded by the exons ATGGGGTCAGGCCCCCAGTCCAGCCCAGCTGCTCACGAGGTGTCGGGCGGTGCCTGCAATGCAGTAGCTGTGGCacggactgggggtgggggagggaaaaaggaagagaagggagcgGCTGCCGATACccttctcttccccacccccag ttccccttcctctttcccttccctgtcTATTGACACCAGACCTGAAGTGGCCAGGCTG CAGCGACCCCTGAAGCAGTCCCTGGGAGGCTCTCTGTGTCGAGAGTCTCACTGGAAGTGCCTGCTCCTCACGCTGCTCATCCATGCCTGTGGGGCTGTGGTGGCCTGGTGTCGCCTGGCCACTGTGCCCCGCCTGGTCCTGGGGCCTGAGGCAGCTTTGGCCCGTGGGGCTGGCGGTCCACCGCCCACCTACCCAGCCAGTCCCTGCTCTGATGGCTACCTGTACATCCCACTGGCCTTCGTctccctcctctacctcctctacCTGGCAGAGTGCTGGCACTGTCATGTGCGGTCATGCCAGGCGCCTCGCACCGATGCCAACACCGTGCTTGCCCTGATCCACCGGTTGCAGCAGGCTCCGCCCTGTGTCTGGTGGAAGGCCACCAGCTACCACTATGTGCGCCGCACACGCCAGATCACCCGCTACCGCAATGGCGATGCCTACACCACCACACAGGTCTACCATGAGAGGGCGGACAGTCGCACAGCTCGGGGCGAATTCGACTACAGTGCACATGGTGTCCGTGACGTCTCTAAGGAGCTCGTGGGCCTGGCAGACCACGCGGCCACACGGCTGCGTTTCACCAAGTGCTTCAGTTTCGGCAGCGCTGAGGCCGAGGCCTCGTACCTCACGCAGAGGGCCCGCTTCTTCAGTGCCAACGAGGGCCTGGATGACTACCTGGAGGCCCGCGAGGGCATGCATCTGAAGGACGTGGACTTCCGTGAGTCCCTCATGGTCTTCGCAGACCCCCGCAGCCCGCCCTGGTACGCCCGAGCCTGGGTCTTCTGGCTGGTGTCTGCGGCTACGCTGTCCTGGCCACTGCGCGTGGTGGCAGCCTATGGGACAGCTCACGTACACTACCAGGTGGAGAAGCTTTTCGGTGCCAGCTCACCGCCCCCAGGGGCTGTGCCCAGCGGGCCGCCACTCTCTCGAGTGGCCACCGTGGACTTCACAGAGCTTGAATGGCACATCTGCTCCAATCGGCAGCTGGTGCCCAGCTACTCGGAGGCTGTGGTCATGGGTGCCGGCTCTGGGGCCTACCTGCGAGGCTGCCAACGCTGCCGCCGCTCAGTCAGCAGCAACTCCCTGCCTCCCGCCCGGCCCAGTGGGCCTCGCCTGCCCTTCAGCCGCAGTCGCCTCTCCCTGGGGGCCGGGGGCCGGGCCACCCCAGGGGTCTTCCGCAGCTTGAGTGGAGGTCCCCTGGGACGCAGAGGGGAGGACACTGAGCCTCTGGAAAGTCCTCCATGCTATGAGGATGCCCTTTACTTCCCGGTGCTCATTGTCCACGGGGACAGCGGCTGCCGGGGAGATGGGCAGGGTGCACTCTGA
- the LOC131897960 gene encoding interferon-induced transmembrane protein 2-like, producing the protein MSHNSQAFLPTNAGLPPSYETIKEEYGVTELGEPHNSAVVKTTVINMPREVSVPDHVVFLNFCCLGFIAYAYSVKSRDRKMVGDVIGVQAYASTAKCLNISSLISSILMIIICIIIISTTSVAVFQAFSQRMPHSEF; encoded by the coding sequence ATGAGCCATAATTCCCAAGCCTTCTTGCCCACCAATGCCGGACTTCCCCCAAGCTATGAGACAATCAAAGAGGAGTATGGGGTGACTGAGCTGGGGGAACCCCACAACTCAGCTGTGGTGAAGACCACCGTGATCAACATGCCCAGAGAGGTCTCTGTGCCTGACCATGTGGTCTTCTTGAACTTTTGCTGCCTGGGTTTCATTGCCTATGCCTACTCTGTGAAGTCCAGGGACAGGAAGATGGTGGGTGATGTGATTGGAGTCCAGGCCTACGCCTCCACTGCTAAGTGCCTGAATATCAGCTCCCTGATCTCCAGCATCCTAATGATCATTATCTGCATCATTATCATTTCCACCACCTCTGTGGCAGTCTTTCAAGCCTTTTCACAAAGAATGCCACATTCTGAATTCTAG